One genomic window of Leptospira paudalimensis includes the following:
- a CDS encoding flagellar basal body P-ring protein FlgI, producing the protein MIRNNKLKQTFTEIDFSNNASISKQKLFQTKVTSLFIYVFSLICLNSSLFAVETRLKDLVRIDAVRENQLTGFGLVVGLNGTGDTKNPLTEEALQNYLAGLGVNTKKNLRDAKNTASVLITANVPVNLKEGDKIDVVVSSLGDARSLEGGVLLQSPLKAGNGETIAVASGVLVFGGKEKKRGADKKSGSNTALVPFGAILEKSIPNAPITKSVKLTLLEKDYTTMGAIVDTITAELSVVPEVVSPTEILVPLPMAKDTTGPNGELVTGAPKLDLTFLSKLENLTINSSPVARVVINERTGTIVMGANIAIDEVAISQQGLTIQIANRDKARYFFPIQDDGKGESVFVLKETTQVSDVVGALNKVGASTKDIISILEALKKQGALKAELVIQ; encoded by the coding sequence ATGATTCGAAACAACAAACTGAAACAAACTTTCACAGAAATTGACTTTTCCAATAATGCTTCGATTTCGAAACAGAAATTATTTCAAACAAAGGTTACCTCTTTGTTCATTTATGTATTCTCTTTGATTTGTCTAAACAGTTCCCTTTTTGCTGTGGAAACGAGGCTTAAGGATTTGGTTCGGATTGATGCGGTTCGGGAAAACCAACTGACTGGATTTGGTCTTGTAGTAGGACTAAATGGAACTGGGGATACTAAAAACCCTTTGACTGAGGAAGCACTTCAAAACTACCTCGCAGGTCTTGGGGTAAATACCAAAAAGAATTTGCGAGATGCCAAAAATACTGCCTCAGTTCTCATCACTGCGAATGTCCCTGTGAATTTAAAAGAAGGGGATAAAATTGATGTGGTTGTATCCTCTCTTGGTGATGCCCGTTCTCTAGAAGGTGGGGTATTACTCCAATCTCCACTGAAAGCCGGTAATGGCGAAACGATAGCCGTTGCATCCGGTGTACTCGTGTTTGGTGGTAAGGAAAAAAAGAGAGGTGCTGATAAAAAATCTGGTTCGAACACGGCTCTTGTTCCCTTTGGAGCTATTTTGGAAAAATCCATTCCAAATGCACCCATCACCAAATCAGTGAAACTCACATTACTCGAAAAAGATTACACAACCATGGGAGCCATTGTGGACACCATCACCGCTGAATTATCGGTGGTACCTGAAGTGGTGTCACCAACAGAAATACTTGTTCCTCTACCGATGGCAAAAGATACGACTGGTCCGAATGGTGAATTAGTGACTGGTGCACCAAAATTAGATCTTACCTTTTTATCCAAATTAGAAAACCTGACTATCAATTCCTCTCCGGTGGCAAGAGTTGTCATCAATGAACGGACAGGAACGATTGTAATGGGAGCAAACATAGCCATTGATGAAGTGGCCATTTCCCAACAAGGCCTAACCATCCAAATTGCAAACAGAGACAAAGCACGGTATTTTTTTCCCATCCAAGATGATGGAAAGGGTGAGTCTGTTTTTGTCCTGAAGGAAACCACCCAGGTTTCGGATGTGGTGGGTGCCTTAAATAAAGTGGGAGCTTCCACGAAGGATATCATCTCCATTTTGG
- the flgG gene encoding flagellar basal-body rod protein FlgG, translating into MMRSLWTGATGMIAQQFHIDTVANNLANVNTTGFKKNRVDFEDLVYQHQVLAGTPATSVSEIPTGVNVGHGVKVAATQKLFEIGSFQATGNKLDLALTGEMAFFKIQMPDGTFSYSRDGSFKIDSNQQVVTSNGYLLEPPIILPENAILNTLMVSEEGEVTVKIGNDIRPTTIGQLELYRFVNPAGLQAVGKNLFRETVASGQEIPGMPSQEGYGSVLQGFLEMSNVKIVEEMVNMIVAQRAYESNSKTIQTSDNMLSTAIGLKR; encoded by the coding sequence ATGATGCGATCCCTTTGGACCGGCGCTACCGGGATGATTGCCCAACAATTTCATATTGATACCGTTGCCAATAACCTTGCCAACGTGAATACCACAGGTTTCAAAAAGAACCGAGTGGACTTTGAAGATTTAGTGTACCAACACCAAGTGCTTGCGGGAACTCCTGCTACCTCTGTTTCCGAAATCCCAACTGGTGTGAATGTGGGTCATGGTGTGAAAGTTGCCGCCACACAGAAGTTATTCGAAATTGGTTCCTTCCAAGCAACTGGGAATAAACTTGATTTAGCTCTCACTGGTGAGATGGCATTTTTTAAAATCCAAATGCCTGATGGCACTTTTTCTTATTCCCGGGACGGATCCTTTAAGATTGATTCGAACCAACAAGTGGTGACTTCGAATGGATATCTTCTCGAACCACCCATCATCCTTCCTGAAAATGCAATTTTAAATACTCTTATGGTGTCCGAAGAAGGCGAAGTCACAGTGAAAATCGGAAATGACATTCGCCCCACAACCATCGGGCAATTGGAACTTTACCGATTTGTAAACCCTGCAGGACTCCAAGCTGTGGGTAAAAACTTATTCCGTGAAACCGTTGCTTCCGGCCAAGAAATTCCAGGGATGCCTTCCCAAGAAGGGTATGGAAGTGTGTTACAAGGATTCTTAGAAATGAGTAACGTGAAAATCGTAGAAGAGATGGTGAATATGATCGTGGCACAAAGGGCTTACGAATCCAATTCCAAAACCATCCAAACCTCGGATAACATGCTTTCTACGGCGATTGGATTAAAACGTTAA
- the flgA gene encoding flagellar basal body P-ring formation chaperone FlgA produces the protein MKFWISILFSLVFCLPVIANKEDNRLYLKPKTIVGMGEVRLSEFTNWKGNWNPIVFRSVKTPIIISPESLSDTITSLYTKEFGEGISFQVMGKEGILLPKTSHVSKKELEESLWKALSLANPNGLGEIGENFRIQSEKESFPIISGTSPVWRSLGHSLHAGKRLFPLDFYFEGKLVHSESIPFLIEEKKKAYFTTKEIPAKTVLTENDVELRSFFSADSFREFTEENPVGKTALNGFLPDTAIEKKQVRTLHTIERGQEVELVYTIGNLLLKIKTRALASGNKGEEIPLLNLASQKTIRARVQNEGVCLLEER, from the coding sequence ATGAAATTTTGGATCTCCATCCTTTTTAGTTTGGTGTTCTGTTTGCCAGTAATTGCAAACAAAGAAGACAACCGACTCTATCTCAAACCAAAAACCATCGTGGGTATGGGTGAGGTACGATTGTCTGAATTTACCAACTGGAAAGGGAATTGGAATCCAATTGTGTTTCGTTCTGTCAAAACACCCATCATCATTAGCCCTGAATCACTTTCGGATACAATTACTTCTCTTTATACCAAAGAATTTGGAGAAGGAATATCGTTCCAGGTGATGGGGAAAGAAGGGATTCTCCTTCCGAAAACTTCCCATGTATCCAAAAAAGAATTAGAAGAGTCTCTTTGGAAAGCTCTCTCACTTGCGAACCCAAATGGGTTAGGCGAAATCGGTGAAAACTTTCGGATCCAATCAGAGAAGGAATCCTTTCCCATCATTTCGGGAACTTCTCCCGTATGGCGTAGCCTTGGCCATTCTTTACATGCAGGGAAACGTTTGTTTCCATTGGATTTTTACTTCGAAGGGAAACTGGTTCATTCGGAATCCATTCCCTTCCTCATTGAAGAAAAGAAAAAAGCTTACTTCACGACTAAAGAAATTCCAGCAAAAACGGTTTTAACAGAAAACGATGTAGAACTACGTAGTTTTTTTTCTGCAGATTCATTCCGAGAATTCACTGAGGAAAACCCTGTGGGTAAAACGGCTCTCAATGGATTTTTACCAGACACTGCCATTGAAAAAAAACAAGTACGTACTCTCCATACCATTGAACGAGGCCAAGAAGTGGAACTTGTCTACACGATTGGAAATCTATTATTAAAAATCAAAACAAGAGCTCTTGCTTCTGGCAATAAGGGGGAAGAAATTCCACTCCTCAATTTGGCTTCCCAAAAGACCATTCGAGCTCGTGTACAAAACGAAGGTGTATGCCTTTTGGAAGAGAGATAA
- a CDS encoding flagellar basal body L-ring protein FlgH, giving the protein MITYFGEFRVLFSSFTLSPTLSAESLWKDKDPYSYPKTIQPGTVVKVVLKNGLRVEYESEYKATFDNDIKTVPDKKLVPDLPNYTANSTYMRSKVGKSKSQGKVVGVMAVLVTGIDPGTGNLELEGSRVFNLSEERINLRLSGTISPEDLDKNRFIPSDLIANLRVEYQGTLNPKELNDPNIQMKRITNPDGSVTEKAELSDKEKQEIILKNIKRLLGESE; this is encoded by the coding sequence ATGATCACTTATTTTGGTGAGTTCCGAGTTTTGTTTTCTTCCTTCACATTGTCACCTACCTTATCTGCAGAATCCTTATGGAAGGACAAAGACCCGTATTCCTATCCTAAAACCATCCAACCAGGGACTGTTGTGAAAGTGGTTTTGAAAAATGGACTTCGAGTGGAATATGAATCCGAATACAAAGCAACCTTTGACAATGATATCAAAACCGTTCCTGATAAAAAATTAGTCCCAGACCTACCCAATTATACTGCAAACTCTACCTATATGCGATCCAAAGTGGGAAAATCCAAATCCCAGGGGAAAGTAGTGGGTGTGATGGCAGTTCTTGTGACCGGAATTGATCCAGGTACTGGCAATTTAGAATTAGAAGGCAGTCGTGTGTTTAATCTTTCGGAAGAAAGAATTAACTTACGTTTATCGGGAACAATTTCACCAGAAGACCTAGATAAAAATCGTTTCATTCCGAGTGACCTCATCGCCAATTTACGAGTAGAATACCAAGGCACTCTGAATCCCAAAGAACTAAATGATCCCAATATCCAAATGAAACGGATTACAAATCCTGATGGATCTGTGACAGAAAAAGCAGAACTTTCAGACAAAGAAAAACAGGAAATCATCTTAAAAAACATTAAACGACTCTTAGGTGAAAGTGAGTAA
- the dut gene encoding dUTP diphosphatase — MQNQINHLQIQILREGAVVPEYKTVGSAGMDLSACLSENLLLPKGEVVLVPTGLAMAIPDGYEGQIRPRSGFSTKQRIIMPNCPGTIDSDYRGEILIPLLNLSGSDYLLEPGTRVAQMVIQAVVKFPIQVVTELGSTERGTGGFGSTGK, encoded by the coding sequence ATGCAAAATCAAATTAACCATTTACAAATCCAGATTCTAAGAGAAGGGGCAGTTGTCCCTGAATACAAAACAGTTGGTTCTGCGGGTATGGACCTCTCCGCCTGCCTTTCGGAAAATCTTCTCCTTCCGAAGGGGGAAGTGGTATTGGTTCCGACTGGACTTGCCATGGCGATCCCTGATGGGTATGAAGGCCAAATCCGACCTCGGAGTGGATTTTCCACAAAACAGAGAATCATCATGCCCAATTGTCCAGGCACCATTGACTCCGATTACCGGGGTGAGATCCTCATCCCACTATTGAATCTCAGTGGATCTGATTATCTTTTGGAACCAGGTACACGTGTTGCGCAAATGGTGATCCAAGCGGTGGTGAAATTTCCCATCCAAGTGGTTACGGAACTCGGTTCCACAGAACGTGGGACGGGTGGGTTCGGGAGTACAGGAAAATAA